The genomic window GCCGCGGGTGAGCACGAGGTTGCCGGGGTCCACGGAAAGCCCGCGCATGTCCCGGAGCATCTTGCAGAGCGAGAGCCGAAGATCCAGGAGGCCCCGGGGGTCCCAGGCGGGCTGCAGGAGCCGGCCCGGGTGGAGCTTGAGCACCCTTCCATAGGCGCGGTGGATGGCCGCGGTGGGCGCGTTGCGCAGGTCGGGCTGGTCGGGGATGAGGCGGAAGGTGTCCCGCTCGGGGGCGCCGGGCTGGAAGAACGCGTCCCCGGGGGTGGAGCGCCGCTTCCAGGAGGCCGAATCCACCGCCGAGATGCCGGGCTCCCCCTCCAGGTCCACGGGGAACTCCATGGCCACGAAGGTCCCCTTGTCGGGGGAGACCTCGATCCACCCCTCGGCTTCCAGCTCGCGGTATGCGGCCAGCGCCGTGTTGCGGTTCACCCCGAGCTGGTCCGCCAGGGCCCGGGTGCCGGGCAGGGCCTGGCCCGGCCGGAACCGGCCCTTGCGGATGCCTTCCACGACGGACCCCACCACCTGGAGGTAGAGGGGCTCGTCCTTGCTGCGGTCAAGTGTTATGGCTAGATCCCAGTCGACCAAGGGCGGGCTCCGGAAGGGACTCAAGGTTCGTATGGGTCCCGGCGTCCGTCAACAACTACCCGCCGTCCCGCCACCAGTGTCCGCGGAAGGGGCGCCCGGCGGCAGATCCGGTTTGAAAATGCGAACCCATCCGGAGGGTTGATGGCATGATGGTCCGCGTAACTCCGGAACCCGAATGCCCATCCTCCGCTGGATCCCCATCCTGGCGTGCACCCTGGCCCTCGCCCAGGACGTCCCGTTCGCCGAGGAGGCGCGCGCGCCCTGGGTGCCGGCCTGGGAACTCACGGCCCGGACCGAGAGCATCCGGGGGATCTTCGGCGACGGGCTGGTCCCCCTGGGGGACATCCGCAGGGAGGGCGTACAGGTGCGCCTGCGGTGGTACGCGGAATGGGGCGGCCTGGACTGGACGGCCGGGCTGCGTTCGGCGGTGGGGTCCGACGGCAACAGCAACAACCGGCCCCGGTGGGACCAGCAGCCCTCCAACGGCACCCAGCTGGACGTGGCGAGGGTGGAGCTGGCCGGAGTCACCGAGCGCCTTTTCGGGAAGGCGGCCCTCGGCTTCCAGGAGCTGGGCCTCATCGCCTCCCAGGCCATGTGGGACCCGGACCTGCGCTTCCTGGGCGCGGGGGCCTCCGGCGGGATCCGCGGGGGGCTTGTGCAGGAGGCCTCGATGCGCACCGCCCTGGGCCGGGTGCGGACGGTCTACCCCCGCAACGACGTGGACCTCGCCGCCTTCCAGGCGGTGCTCAAGCTCGGCCTGGGGGCATTCTCCGGGACCTTCCACGCCGATCGCTGGAACCTCGCCTGGGACGAGGACGAGGGCCGCTTCAACGCCCCCGACTTCCGCGGCAGGGGGCGGCAGCGCTTGTCGCTCGACGGGGTGGGCGCGGCAGCGAAGTGGGAGGGCCCCGTGCCGCTGGAGGTGCGGTGGAACGGCAACCGGGAGCGTTCCACCCGGGACACCAGCGAGGAATTCCAGGTGCTCGCCGGCAGCCGCTCGCGGCCCTTCAGGCCCCAGGTCTCCTACACCTGGCAGCGCCTATCCTCCACGGGCGAGCTCTACGTCCTCAACAGCGACCAGTGGTGGTACTACCGCGGCGCCAGGGGGCCCCGGGCGGAACTGGTCCTGCCCCTGCGGGGGCTCTGGAGCGTCTCGCTCGTGCACCTCCGGCAGAGCATCCGCAGGTCGCCCAAGGTGGCCGAAAAGACGATCTTCACCGTCCTCAAGCGCTTCTAGTATCCCGTCTCGTCCGGGGGCGGAGGATAGTCCTTGCCGAACTTGTTCTTGTGGGGGGGCGTGGCGGGAAGCGTGGCCTCCAGGTCCCACGAGCCGCGGGTGGCCGCGCCGTCGATCCTGAGGGCCCAGGTGCGCTCCCCGGCCTCCGGATGCCAGAGGCGGAGGCGGTACGACCCGGGGGGGACGTTGTCGAAGCGGAGGTCCTTCCGGTGCTCCAGCACCTGGGCGAAGGGGGTCTCCACCACCCAGACGAAGGCGTTCATCTGGTGGTGCACGTTGCAGTAGAGCCGCACCAGGCCGGGGCCGGAGAGCCGCACCCTGGGGGAGTCCCCGGGCAGGTAGTGGCCCGTGTCGAACCGGTTGCCGGGGGTCAGGCTGAAGACGTTGTGCAGGATGGAGTCCATGTTGGGGAAGCTCACCTCCGTTCCCGGCGTGGCGATGGAGACGCGGGGGGAGAACTCCTTGTTGGCCGTGCGGATCACCAGGGGCCGCGAGGGTCCGGGAGCGCGCACCGCGGCGTCCAGGGGCTCCAGGATGGCCACGCAGTCCTTCAGCGTGGGCCGGGGCCTGCCGTCCCTGTCCAGGATCCGCACCGGGCCCTGCAGGCTCCCCGCCGCGAGGACCGGACCCGCCGCCGCCAGCACCGCCTTGATGAGGAACGGCTTCATTTATCGGTTCCTTCCGTCCATGGATCCAAGTATATCTTGAGGTCCGAGGAACCCCCACGATGCGTTCGACGATGCGATGGTATCAGACGCTGGCCTGGAAGTTCTTCCTGCGCCAGGCCGCGACGATCCTCGTGCTGGTCTCGGCGATGCTCTGGGTCGCCTACTACCAGGCGGGACGTTCCGCGCGGGATTCCGCCAGCGCCAGCCTCGTGGCCTACAGCCAGGTCCTGGAGCGGTTCCTGGCCCAGCAGGGCAGGGTCCTGGACGCGGGGCTGGAAGTGTTCACCCAGTACTCGGGCAACGTCTCCATCATCGAGACGGTGCTCAAGACCGGCGAGACGGGGAGCCTCGGGGACACGCTGGTGGACAACCTGCCGCGCCTGGGCGCCAGCCTCGCGATCGTGGTGAGGCCCGGCGGCACCCTGCTGGTCTCCACCGCAACCGGGGCCCCCACGGAATTCCAGGACGTGGGCGTCCTCCAGATGGCCCTGAACCCGGACGAGGCGCGCAATGCCGGGCACCCCGGCCCCTCCTACCGCGGCTTCCTGGACGTGCCCTGGGGGCCCCGGCCCGGCGTCTACCACGTCGTGGCCCGCACCCTGCGGTCCCCGGGGGGCGCCCTGCTGGGGGCCATGCTGGTGGGCAACCCCCTGGACGCCCAGGCCGCCACCGAGATCCGCGCCGAGACGATCGCGGCGCCCCGGAAGGGCGTGCCCGCGGCCCAGGTGGCCCTGCTCAGCCATTTCCGGACCCTCGGTTCCACGCTGGCGCAGGCCGATCCCCTGGACCGCCTCCTGGCGCGGGAACCCTCCTTCCTCTCGGCGCGCGCGGGCATCCTCGACGCCCGGCGGTCCCCGGTGCTGCCGCTGGTCCTGGACGGGCGCAGCTACCTGGGGATGATCTCCCCCATCCGGGGCGTCAACGCCCTGGACCTGGAGATGGCCTCGGCCCTGCTCCTGCCCACGGAGCCGCTGCTGGCGCCCTTCCGGACCCTGCAGCGGGCCATCCTGGTCGGGGGGGTGGCCGGCATCCTCCTGGCCCTGTGGCTGGGCCTGCGCTCCGCCCGCAGCGTCACCGCGCCGCTCCAGGCCCTGGCCTCGGCCGCGGGGGCGCTGGCGGAGGGCCACATGCCCGACATGCTGCCCCTGGTGCCGTCCCCGGACGAAGTGGGCGTCCTGACCCGCACGTTCCGGTCCATGCTCGCCGAGCTGAGGGCCAAGGACGACCTGCTGGGGCTCCTGGCCTCGGCGGGCCAGGCCGCGGACACCGCCTTTCCGGGGGCGCCGGCGGCGGAGGAGACCCGGGCCCTGGTGATCCCTCCCCGGGACGACGACGAGCCCCTGCCGCCCGCGCTCCGGGTGGGAGGGATCTTCGCCGGCCGCTACCGGGTGGACGGCGTGCTCGGCCGGGGCAGCATGGGCGTGGTCCTGAAGGTGTGGGACCTGCACCTGGAGGAGGACGTGGCCCTCAAGGTGGTGCGCGGGACGCTGGCCGCGGACCCGGGGTTCCTGGACCAGCTCAAGCAGGAGATCCGCCTGGCCCGGCGGATCACCCACCGGTTCGTGATGCGGACCCACGACTTCGGGGAGAGCGGCGGGGTGCCCTACGTCACCATGGAATACCTGAAGGGCGTGACCCTCCAGGGCCTCATGGACGGCCGGGGGCGCCTCCCGATGCCCCTGGTGCTGCGCATCGCGCGCCAGGTGGCGGAGGGCCTCGAGGCCGCCCACGCCGCCCAGGTCGTCCACCGGGACATCAAGCCCATGAACGTGCTCTTCGACGTG from Geothrix sp. 21YS21S-2 includes these protein-coding regions:
- a CDS encoding serine/threonine-protein kinase, producing MRWYQTLAWKFFLRQAATILVLVSAMLWVAYYQAGRSARDSASASLVAYSQVLERFLAQQGRVLDAGLEVFTQYSGNVSIIETVLKTGETGSLGDTLVDNLPRLGASLAIVVRPGGTLLVSTATGAPTEFQDVGVLQMALNPDEARNAGHPGPSYRGFLDVPWGPRPGVYHVVARTLRSPGGALLGAMLVGNPLDAQAATEIRAETIAAPRKGVPAAQVALLSHFRTLGSTLAQADPLDRLLAREPSFLSARAGILDARRSPVLPLVLDGRSYLGMISPIRGVNALDLEMASALLLPTEPLLAPFRTLQRAILVGGVAGILLALWLGLRSARSVTAPLQALASAAGALAEGHMPDMLPLVPSPDEVGVLTRTFRSMLAELRAKDDLLGLLASAGQAADTAFPGAPAAEETRALVIPPRDDDEPLPPALRVGGIFAGRYRVDGVLGRGSMGVVLKVWDLHLEEDVALKVVRGTLAADPGFLDQLKQEIRLARRITHRFVMRTHDFGESGGVPYVTMEYLKGVTLQGLMDGRGRLPMPLVLRIARQVAEGLEAAHAAQVVHRDIKPMNVLFDVRGDAKIMDFGLAAPARGGAAQGGQTVGTPRYMSPEQIRGERVDARCDLYSLGVMLFELCAGFPPYGETRVPDLLNQHLEAPVPLLSAVCPEAPEELSALAARLMAKRSEDRPQTAAEVVEILKLISAGANASLQRSGR